The genomic window CAGTTAGTAATTAAGTGAATTTTTTGAAAAATATAACTCTTCTTTATGGCATTTAAATGAAAAAAATGGTCTAACAATAGAATTAGATTTTACAAAACTGGAAGGGTTGAATAAATGATAAAAATTATGTTCTTTTTATTTCTAATATCAAATATGATAATGGGAGTAAATAATTTAAATCAAACAGGGGAAAATAGAGAAAAAATAGATAAGCAAATAATAAAATTTTATGAAAAAAACAGAATTCTAAAATGCAACTTCGATATTAATGAAAAATTAAGGAAAGTAGAACTTATTTATGATGGAATATTTTATTCTGGTATAGTGGATGCCAAAAACAAACCACAAGGAACTTGGAAAATAAAATCTGGTACTTATGAATGTTATGAAAATGATAAATATTTGTTCATCAGTACATATCAAAAAATTTATGAAAATAAAGTAGATAAATACAACATAATGTTTTTACCAAAAGAAAATATATACTATTTAGGGGTAAGGTTAATAATAGATGGGAATTTGTATGATAGAAATTACATATTATTAGAAAATGAAGTTATTAAAATCAAAAAAAATCCATATACCTTTAATGAAGATAAATTTATACTAAGAATACTTAAAGAAAATAAATATCAAGAAATTTCTTATTAGGGTTTGGTGTTGATAAAAAAAGGTTAACATAAATATAACCAAAAAAATAATATCATAAAAAAGCAAATAAATTTGAATAAAAAACATCTCATAATTAAATGTAAGCTAAAAATTATGGGGTGTTTTTATATTTAATAGAAAAAAAGTTATAGTGATACAAATGGAATAACATCGTATTTGAATCTAAAAAAACTGCTAAGACAGGTACTATAATTGAAATTAAGGTCAAAAGAGAAAATAAAAAAGTCTTGAATAGAGATAATGATAATAAAAGATAAGAAGGCTGAAAAGCTATTTCTCCAAAAAAATCATTTGACAAATGAATCAAATCAGGCTATAAATAAATGCAATTATATGAAAAATAATTTGCAAATTTGTGCAAATGGAGAATTTGTAAAATAAAATTTTCAAAAAGTTAAATTAATAAATTATATTGACAAAATTATAAAGTATGGTAAACTAAAATTAGGTAATTTAAAATTTTATAATTAGTTTAACCATTTTCAATTCAATTTCAAGTAATATCAAAGCTTATCAGCATTTTTAGAAATATGTAAATTATGTAAACCAAGTAAATAAAAATTAGTAATCTTGTACCACATTAGAAACACTGTAATTTTTAGTTGTTATTTAATAAATAATAATATAGAGAGGTGGAATAATGGCAGGAATAGGAGTAACCGAATTTGTTGGTGTTGCCAGAGGCGATACTATAGGATTGGTAATAGCTAATGTAGATGATGAGGTAAGGAAAGCCATGAATGTCGAAACTAAATACCGTTCCATCGGTATAGTAGGTGCAAGAACAGGAGCCGGACCTCATATTTTTGCTGCGGACGAAGCAGTAAAGGCAACAAATGCAGAGATAGTAAGCATAGAATTGCCGAGAGATACCAAAGGCGGAGGCGGACACGGGAACCTTATTATTTTCGGAGCAGATGATGTATCTGATGTAAGAAGAGCTGTGGAAGTGTGTCTTGAGGAACTGGAACGTACCTTTGGAGATGTATACGGAAATGAAGCAGGTCATCTGGAATTTCAGTATACAGCAAGAGCAAGCCATGCAGTGGCAAAAGCATTTGGAGCACCGGTAGGAAAAGCATTCGGCATAACAGTGGGAAGTCCGGCGGCTATTGGAGTGGTAATGGCAGATAATGCAGTAAAAGCAGCAACAGTAGATGTAGTGGCGTATTCTTCACCAAGTCACGGAACAAGTTACAGTAATGAGGTAATTTTAAGTATCAGCGGAGATTCGGGAGCTGTAAAGCAGGCAATAATATCTGCAAGAGAAATCGGATTAGAGCTTCTGGCACAGCTCGGTTCAGAGCCTGTAAGCGATACGAAACCATATATCTAGTACTTATTCATACCCGTATTATTAAAAACGGGAACGGTAC from Sebaldella sp. S0638 includes these protein-coding regions:
- the pduB gene encoding propanediol utilization microcompartment protein PduB, which translates into the protein MAGIGVTEFVGVARGDTIGLVIANVDDEVRKAMNVETKYRSIGIVGARTGAGPHIFAADEAVKATNAEIVSIELPRDTKGGGGHGNLIIFGADDVSDVRRAVEVCLEELERTFGDVYGNEAGHLEFQYTARASHAVAKAFGAPVGKAFGITVGSPAAIGVVMADNAVKAATVDVVAYSSPSHGTSYSNEVILSISGDSGAVKQAIISAREIGLELLAQLGSEPVSDTKPYI